A stretch of the Salarias fasciatus chromosome 3, fSalaFa1.1, whole genome shotgun sequence genome encodes the following:
- the ndufs2 gene encoding NADH dehydrogenase [ubiquinone] iron-sulfur protein 2, mitochondrial — MASTMLRSLTKLGRPSTKLILSQNLLSPGCALLQNRQKQWQPDPEWMEQYAGAVMYPTAVNEKWTPPPWNDKDPPAEKDVSNLTINFGPQHPAAHGVLRLVMELSGESVKKCDPHIGLLHRGTEKLIEYKTYLQALPYFDRLDYVSMMCNEEAYSLAVERLLNIQAPPRAQWIRVLYGELTRILNHIMAITTHALDIGAMTPFFWMFEEREKMFEFYERVSGARMHAAYVRPGGVHQDLPLGLMDDIYEWCKNFSIRIDEVEEMLTNNRIWKNRTVDIGVVSAEEALNYGFSGVMLRGSGIKWDLRKSQPYDKYDEVEFDIPIGSNGDCYDRYLCRVEEMRQSLRIMLQALNKMPEGEIKVDDAKVAPPKRSEMKMSMESLIHHFKLYTEGYQVPPGATYTAVEAPKGEFGVYLVSDGSSRPYRCKIKAPGFAHLAGLDKMAKGHMLADVVAIIGTQDIVFGEVDR; from the exons ATGGCGTCCACAATGTTGAGGTCGCTTACTAAACTCGGACGTCCTTCAACAAAATTAATATTAAGCCAGAATTTGCTGAGCCCCGGCTGCGCTCTGCTGCAGAACAG GCAGAAGCAATGGCAGCCGGATCCAGAGTGGATGGAGCAGTACGCCGGGGCGGTGATGTACCCCACCGCCGTCAATGAGAAGTGGACTCCACCTCCATGGAACG ACAAAGACCCCCCCGCAGAGAAGGACGTGTCCAACCTGACCATCAACTTCGGGCCCCAGCACCCCGCTGCCCACGGCGTGCTGCGTCTGGTGATGGAGCTCAGCGGAGAGTCCGTCAAGAAGTGCGACCCCCACATCGGCCTGCTGCATCGCGGCACCGAGAAGCTGATCGAGTACAAGACCTACCTGcag GCTCTGCCCTACTTCGACCGTCTGGACTATGTGTCTATGATGTGTAACGAGGAGGCCTACTCTCTGGCCGTGGAGAGGCTGCTCAACATCCAGGCTCCGCCCCGCGCCCAGTGGATCAGAG TCCTGTACGGAGAGCTGACCCGGATCCTGAACCACATCATGGCCATCACCACGCACGCCCTGGACATCGGCGCCATGACGCCTTTCTTCTGGATGTTCGAGGAGCGAGAGAAG ATGTTTGAGTTCTATGAGCGTGTGTCTGGAGCCAGGATGCATGCGGCCTACGTCCGGCCCGGCGGCGTCCACCAG GATTTGCCTCTCGGCCTGATGGACGACATCTACGAGTGGTGCAAGAACTTCTCCATCCGGATCGATGAAGTGGAAGAG ATGCTGACCAACAATCGCATCTGGAAGAATCGCACGGTGGACATCGGCGTGGTTTCAGCGGAGGAAGCCCTGAACTACGGCTTCAG CGGAGTGATGCTGCGGGGCTCGGGAATCAAGTGGGACCTCAGGAAATCTCAGCCGTACGACAAATACGACGAGGTGGAGTTCGACATCCCCATCGGGAGCAACGGCGACTGTTACGACAG gtacctgtgcagggtggaggagatgcGGCAGTCCCTGAGGATCATGCTGCAGGCGCTCAACAAGATGCCGGAGGGCGAGATCAAGGTGGACGACGCCAAAGTGGCTCCGCCCAAGAGGTCCGAGATGAAG ATGTCCATGGAGTCTCTGATCCACCACTTCAAGCTGTACACAGAGGGCTACCAGGTGCCTCCGGGCGCCACCTACACCGCCGTGGAGGCGCCCAAG GGGGAGTTCGGCGTCTACCTGGTGTCGGACGGCTCCAGCAGGCCCTACCGCTGCAAGATCAAAGCGCCCGGATTCGCCCACCTG GCCGGACTGGACAAGATGGCCAAAGGTCACATGCTGGCCGACGTGGTGGCCATCATCG gtacaCAGGATATCGTGTTTGGTGAAGTCGACCGCTAG